One window of the Primulina eburnea isolate SZY01 chromosome 18, ASM2296580v1, whole genome shotgun sequence genome contains the following:
- the LOC140819912 gene encoding 11-beta-hydroxysteroid dehydrogenase A-like, with translation MELVHMFLDLVAPPFTFFSLMFFLPPFQIFKFFLSVLGTLFSEDVAEKVVVITGASSGIGESVAYEYAKRGACLVLAARREKSLQEVAEVARELGSPDVVVIRADVSKVEDCRRVVDQTMNHFGRLDHLVNNAGIMSVAMLEEIEDITQFKQIMDINFWGFVYMTRFAAPYLRNSRGRVIVLSSATSWLPAPRMSLYNATKAASLQFFETLRVEFGPDIGVTVVSPGFIESELTQGKFLNKEGKMVFDEDTREAQVNIIPAQRVESCAKAIVRSACRGERYVTQPSWVRTTFFWKLFCPEVVEWVYRLMYMTRPGEHPEEAFGKKLVDYTGAKGLFYPDTVQMQELKE, from the exons ATGGAATTAGTTCACATGTTTCTTGATTTGGTAGCTCCCCCTTTCACCTTCTTCTCCCTCATGTTTTTCTTGCCACCTTTCCAGATTTTCAAGTTCTTCCTCTCCGTTTTGGGCACCCTTTTCAGCGAAGATGTCGCCGAGAAAGTCGTCGTCATCACCGGCGCCTCCTCCGGCATTGGCGAA AGTGTTGCGTATGAATATGCTAAGAGGGGTGCATGCTTGGTTCTGGCGGCGAGGAGGGAAAAAAGCCTCCAAGAAGTGGCGGAGGTGGCTCGAGAATTAGGGTCGCCGGACGTCGTCGTAATACGTGCCGACGTTTCGAAAGTGGAGGACTGCAGGAGGGTTGTTGATCAGACCATGAATCACTTTGGAAGAT TGGATCATCTTGTCAACAATGCTGGTATTATGTCGGTAGCAATGCTGGAAGAAATAGAAGATATTACTCAGTTTAAACAAATTATG GATATCAACTTTTGGGGCTTTGTTTACATGACCCGGTTCGCTGCCCCGTATCTCCGAAACAGCAGGGGCCGAGTGATCGTACTTTCTTCGGCGACGTCGTGGTTGCCCGCGCCGAGAATGAGTTTGTACAAC GCTACTAAAGCAGCAAGCCTACAATTTTTCGAGACGTTGAGGGTCGAGTTCGGGCCCGATATAGGTGTCACGGTCGTGTCACCGGGGTTCATCGAATCCGAGCTGACACAAGGAAAATTCTTGAACAAAGAAGGCAAGATGGTATTTGATGAAGATACAAGAGAG GCACAAGTGAACATAATCCCGGCCCAAAGGGTCGAAAGCTGTGCGAAGGCGATAGTGAGGAGCGCGTGCAGGGGAGAACGATACGTGACTCAACCGTCATGGGTTCGGACTACATTCTTCTGGAAGCTGTTCTGCCCTGAGGTAGTGGAGTGGGTGTACAGATTGATGTACATGACTAGGCCCGGAGAGCACCCGGAAGAGGCGTTCGGAAAGAAGCTCGTCGACTACACCGGAGCTAAGGGCTTGTTCTACCCAGATACGGTGCAAATGCAGGAGCTGAAGGAGTGA